A window from Neobacillus sp. PS3-40 encodes these proteins:
- a CDS encoding XRE family transcriptional regulator, translated as MEEIFQKIKQLRFEQGMTLKDLSERTDLSVSFLSQIERGTSSLAITSLKKIADAFGVKMIHFFEETENLNYAVKKQEQKPFKIESSDSTYIRLSNNFTDRKIEPFLVTIKPHQKENEPVKHPGEEFYYVLKGAVLFTVDQTEYYLREGEAIHFPSTLPHIWENPLDKETILLSVITPVIFN; from the coding sequence ATGGAAGAAATTTTTCAAAAAATTAAGCAATTACGATTCGAACAAGGTATGACTTTAAAGGACTTAAGTGAAAGGACAGATTTGTCTGTAAGTTTTTTATCCCAAATAGAGAGAGGTACATCATCACTCGCAATCACATCATTAAAAAAAATTGCTGACGCGTTTGGTGTAAAGATGATTCATTTCTTCGAGGAGACAGAAAATTTAAATTACGCAGTGAAAAAGCAAGAACAAAAACCTTTTAAAATAGAAAGTTCTGATTCTACTTATATTAGGTTAAGCAATAACTTTACAGATAGAAAAATAGAGCCATTTCTCGTAACAATAAAGCCGCACCAAAAAGAAAATGAACCAGTTAAACATCCTGGCGAAGAATTTTATTATGTTCTAAAAGGGGCTGTATTATTTACTGTCGATCAGACGGAATATTATTTGCGAGAAGGAGAAGCAATCCATTTCCCGTCAACACTTCCACATATATGGGAGAATCCGCTTGATAAGGAAACGATATTACTTTCTGTGATCACTCCAGTTATTTTTAACTAA
- a CDS encoding nucleotidyltransferase family protein, producing MKLVNEEDFIREIKKDEWMIQILTTVKSLNLPDWWICAGFVRSKIWDLIHDFDSRTPLSDIDVIFFDKKNTNEVTEKKIEEKLKVLMYDVPWSVKNQARMHIKSNLPPYSSSVDGISKFPETVTALGVKVDEKNNVILTAPWGVQDVLNLEVKPTPYFLEGKEQAEIYKNRVVNKNWKAVWPRVKIYNMDY from the coding sequence ATGAAATTAGTAAATGAAGAAGACTTTATCCGAGAAATAAAAAAAGATGAATGGATGATACAAATTTTAACGACTGTAAAATCATTAAATCTTCCTGACTGGTGGATTTGTGCTGGGTTTGTCCGCTCAAAAATTTGGGATTTAATACATGATTTTGATAGTAGAACTCCGCTTTCAGATATTGATGTTATATTTTTCGATAAAAAAAACACGAATGAAGTAACAGAAAAGAAAATTGAAGAGAAGCTAAAAGTTCTAATGTATGATGTTCCTTGGTCAGTCAAAAATCAGGCAAGAATGCACATCAAAAGTAATCTACCACCATATTCTTCTTCAGTTGATGGAATTTCAAAATTCCCAGAAACCGTTACTGCATTAGGGGTTAAGGTAGATGAAAAAAATAATGTTATATTAACTGCCCCCTGGGGAGTTCAAGACGTTCTTAACCTTGAAGTCAAACCCACTCCTTATTTTCTTGAGGGAAAAGAACAGGCGGAAATTTATAAAAATAGAGTAGTAAATAAAAATTGGAAAGCGGTTTGGCCAAGGGTGAAAATCTACAATATGGATTATTAA
- a CDS encoding DUF6176 family protein produces MNIELTRFRVKKGKSEQVDEWLKFLDENMKDVLITLESEKMYVETIFREHLFGDEYLYWYSIQGEGGQEIQDSEHWIDKRHLEYWYECIDETYKPENLKSEVVMIPEKVRKSME; encoded by the coding sequence ATGAATATAGAATTAACAAGATTTAGAGTGAAAAAGGGCAAATCTGAACAAGTAGACGAATGGTTGAAGTTTTTAGATGAAAATATGAAAGATGTTTTAATAACCTTGGAAAGTGAAAAAATGTATGTCGAAACAATATTTAGAGAACATCTATTTGGTGACGAATATTTATATTGGTATTCGATTCAAGGTGAGGGTGGTCAAGAAATACAGGATTCAGAACATTGGATAGATAAAAGACATTTAGAATATTGGTATGAATGTATTGATGAAACATATAAACCTGAAAATTTGAAATCAGAAGTAGTAATGATTCCAGAAAAGGTTCGAAAAAGTATGGAGTAA
- a CDS encoding methyltransferase domain-containing protein: MKQNVGTEEAIKRWDRFADTYSANHNEQGDIHKEVFLNPTLFTLMGTVKNKRVLDAGCGEGYLSRLLAKSEAIVTAVDSSPRMIEIAKERTPNDLLIDYKKGNCEGLNFLEDNSFDLIVSNMVFQDLENYEKAFQEMYRLLADGGYFIFSILHPCFVTPESGWEKTIDGKKLHWNVDKYFYEGAYEQRLGDKEKMLFFHRTLTSYVNTLIKTGFYLESIVEPKPSDEMLKIYPTFEEDFRCPDFIVFKLKRKS, from the coding sequence ATGAAACAAAATGTTGGTACAGAAGAAGCAATTAAAAGATGGGATAGATTTGCAGATACATATTCTGCAAATCATAATGAACAAGGAGATATACATAAAGAGGTATTTTTAAATCCAACTCTATTTACATTAATGGGAACAGTTAAGAATAAGAGGGTTTTAGATGCTGGGTGTGGTGAAGGGTACTTAAGTAGACTTTTAGCTAAGTCTGAAGCCATTGTAACGGCTGTTGATTCTTCACCAAGAATGATAGAAATTGCTAAGGAAAGAACTCCAAATGATTTACTAATTGATTATAAAAAAGGTAATTGCGAAGGATTAAATTTTTTAGAGGATAATAGTTTTGATTTAATAGTTTCCAATATGGTTTTTCAAGATCTTGAAAATTATGAAAAGGCTTTTCAAGAAATGTATCGGTTATTAGCTGATGGGGGCTATTTTATTTTTTCGATATTACATCCTTGTTTTGTTACACCAGAAAGTGGCTGGGAGAAAACAATAGATGGTAAAAAATTGCATTGGAATGTAGATAAATATTTTTATGAGGGTGCGTATGAACAACGTTTAGGTGATAAAGAAAAAATGTTATTCTTCCATAGAACCCTAACAAGTTATGTAAATACGTTAATTAAAACAGGTTTTTATTTGGAAAGCATAGTAGAACCGAAGCCATCAGATGAGATGCTGAAAATATATCCTACTTTTGAAGAAGATTTTAGATGCCCTGATTTTATTGTTTTTAAATTAAAAAGAAAAAGTTAA
- a CDS encoding GNAT family protein, which yields MFVFKIDEDVSLRLIELNDAKKIFKLTDKSRTYLREWLPWLDSTAKVDDTKGFIQGCLKGYAENKSITTVILFDGEIVGVAGFNSIDWSNKTAYIGYWLGEEFQGKGIMTKVAKALNDYAFSYLNLSKVEIRAASGNKKSRSIPERLGFVKEGCIRRAEWLYDHHVDHIVYGMLAEEWSSHK from the coding sequence ATGTTTGTATTTAAAATTGATGAAGATGTATCTTTAAGATTGATTGAATTAAATGATGCGAAAAAAATTTTTAAGCTAACAGATAAATCAAGAACTTATTTGAGAGAATGGTTACCATGGCTTGATAGTACGGCAAAGGTTGATGATACCAAAGGTTTTATTCAAGGTTGTTTAAAAGGTTATGCGGAGAATAAAAGTATCACTACCGTTATTTTATTTGATGGAGAAATTGTTGGGGTTGCTGGCTTTAATAGTATAGATTGGTCAAACAAAACAGCATACATTGGTTATTGGCTGGGGGAGGAATTTCAAGGAAAAGGAATCATGACGAAAGTTGCTAAAGCATTGAATGATTATGCTTTTAGCTATCTAAACTTAAGTAAGGTTGAAATTCGGGCTGCTTCGGGCAATAAAAAGAGCAGAAGTATTCCTGAAAGACTTGGCTTTGTAAAGGAAGGATGTATTAGGAGAGCGGAGTGGTTATATGACCATCACGTAGACCATATTGTTTACGGGATGTTAGCAGAAGAATGGAGTAGCCATAAATAA
- a CDS encoding nitroreductase family protein: MSKDFFTVLKERRSYYGINKEIQVSDERIKEIVEFAVKHTPSAFNSQTARLVVLTGEAHNKLWDITTDSLRKVIGDGDFSGTQQKMESFKAGYGTVLFFEDEAIVKSLQEQFALYADNFPIWSQQASGMHQLVVWTALEAEGLGASLQHYNPLIDDEVKNKWNIPGNWKLIAQMPFGNPTAPVGEKQFQPLEDRVKFYK; this comes from the coding sequence ATGTCAAAAGACTTTTTCACAGTATTGAAAGAAAGACGTTCATATTATGGAATCAATAAAGAGATACAGGTTTCTGATGAAAGAATAAAAGAAATTGTTGAATTTGCTGTAAAACATACACCATCAGCATTTAATTCTCAAACTGCTCGCCTTGTTGTCTTGACAGGAGAAGCACATAACAAATTATGGGACATTACAACTGATTCATTAAGAAAAGTTATTGGAGATGGTGATTTCTCAGGAACTCAGCAAAAAATGGAATCTTTTAAAGCTGGATACGGAACAGTATTATTCTTTGAAGACGAAGCAATTGTGAAATCTCTACAAGAGCAATTCGCATTATATGCTGACAATTTCCCGATTTGGTCACAACAAGCATCTGGTATGCACCAATTAGTGGTATGGACAGCATTAGAAGCAGAGGGATTAGGAGCATCTTTACAACATTATAATCCACTAATTGATGACGAAGTAAAAAATAAATGGAATATCCCAGGCAACTGGAAACTGATTGCTCAAATGCCATTCGGAAATCCAACCGCTCCAGTGGGTGAAAAACAATTCCAACCACTTGAAGATCGTGTGAAATTTTACAAATAA
- a CDS encoding HTH domain-containing protein — MKMNRLFEVVYILVNRKSVTAKELAEHFEVSIRTIYRDIDTLTSANIPIYATQGKGGGITLLDNYVLDKSVLTEEEQNNILFALQTLTATKYMEEKEVLMKLSTLFNKSNLNWIEVDFSSWDNDKNRQEQFHILKSAILNQRVRHGEALFPSRLLMRSRLCLLR; from the coding sequence ATGAAGATGAATAGGTTATTTGAGGTGGTATATATTTTAGTTAACAGAAAATCAGTGACAGCCAAAGAATTAGCAGAACATTTCGAAGTGTCTATTCGAACCATTTATCGAGATATTGATACACTTACTTCGGCAAACATTCCAATCTATGCGACACAAGGGAAAGGTGGGGGTATTACCTTATTAGATAATTATGTTTTAGATAAGTCCGTATTAACTGAGGAGGAGCAAAACAATATTTTATTTGCGTTGCAAACCTTAACTGCTACGAAATATATGGAAGAAAAAGAGGTGCTCATGAAATTAAGCACCTTATTTAATAAGAGCAATCTTAATTGGATTGAGGTGGATTTTTCATCCTGGGATAATGACAAAAACCGTCAAGAACAATTCCATATATTAAAAAGTGCTATCTTAAACCAACGAGTGCGGCATGGCGAGGCTCTTTTTCCTTCCCGCTTGCTAATGCGCAGTAGGCTATGCCTCCTACGATAA
- the fdhD gene encoding formate dehydrogenase accessory sulfurtransferase FdhD — MHNKGIPDEYPITLVLNGFEVAVFQLTKLDLEDWAYGYLYSEGFIQTTEDIGSVLIRDDIGRIDVVLTNKFNIDQWFGKKKHYTAGCGRGVTFFSMTDVKNFTPVHSTTNYALSYLLKKQSEFAQNSPLYLKTGGMHGACIVDEYGLITVREDIGRHNAVDKIIGYALRNHLNPNGLILLTTGRVSYEMLSKAAKFGFAVIGSRTAATRQALQLAHFLNIEVVGYLRGKKAVVYTSTDRVQDDLKEKFA, encoded by the coding sequence ATGCACAACAAAGGTATTCCTGATGAATATCCGATTACTTTAGTATTAAATGGCTTTGAGGTTGCCGTATTTCAATTAACAAAACTAGATTTAGAGGATTGGGCCTATGGATATTTATATTCAGAAGGATTTATCCAAACCACCGAGGATATAGGGTCGGTCTTGATTCGCGATGATATTGGAAGAATTGATGTTGTTCTTACAAATAAATTTAACATTGATCAATGGTTTGGGAAAAAGAAACATTATACTGCAGGCTGTGGTCGTGGCGTCACATTTTTTTCGATGACAGATGTAAAAAATTTTACTCCTGTTCATTCAACTACTAACTATGCACTTAGCTATCTATTAAAAAAACAAAGTGAGTTTGCTCAAAATTCACCACTTTATTTGAAAACAGGCGGAATGCATGGGGCATGTATTGTTGATGAGTACGGTTTAATCACTGTACGTGAGGATATTGGGCGCCATAATGCCGTTGATAAAATAATCGGCTATGCCTTAAGAAATCATTTGAATCCAAATGGGTTGATCCTGCTCACAACTGGAAGAGTTTCTTATGAAATGCTTTCCAAAGCAGCGAAATTTGGTTTTGCCGTGATTGGTTCACGAACTGCAGCAACTAGGCAGGCATTGCAGCTAGCCCACTTTTTAAACATAGAGGTAGTCGGATATCTAAGGGGAAAAAAAGCAGTAGTCTATACCTCAACAGATAGAGTACAAGACGACCTAAAGGAAAAGTTCGCCTAA
- the fdnG gene encoding formate dehydrogenase-N subunit alpha, translating to MEEIEVRNLSRRQFLKLSGAAAATLAIAELGFNEKKAYAQTKGFKIAKTTVTPTICCYCGVGCGILIHTKNNSVVYTEGDPDHPINEGKLCSKGTAIRQLYTSEKRLTKPLYRAPGSNKWVEKDWNWMLDTIAKRAKETRDKSFVEVENGVTVNKTEKIASLGGAALDNEETYLLSKLMRGLGVTYLEHQARIUHSSTVAGLAPTFGRGAMTNHWNDLQHTDCALIMGANPAENHPISFRWLMKARENGGKIISVDPRFTRTSSQADVYAPLRSGTDIAFLGGMINYAIQNNLIHKEYVANYTNASFIVKEDFNFNDGLFTGYDAATRIYDKTKWALETTPDGKQVKDETLEHPRSVFQLMKKHFSRYDVDTVTSMTGTPKEDYLKVCEAFCSTSKVGKSGTIMYAMGTTQHTVGTQNVRSFAILQLLLGNIGLPGGGINAMRGESNVQGSTDFALLYDNLPGYLVSPKATVPEHATLKGYLDKETPKTGYWSNKPKFVVSLLKAWYGENGTKDNEFGYQFLPKGNKNYSHINLFKAMYEGQLDGAFLFGTNPVVGGPNAGKEKEALANLKWMVAMDLWETETSAFWQKEAGSNPTSINTEVFLLPASSSYEKEGSISNSGRWMQYRWKAIDSRGEARPDLEVIHELAIRIKKLYAGSTKPKDKPIQALTWNFGTGDEVDIDLVAREINGYDLKTGKLLAGFGALLEDGSTTSGNWVYSGFYPAEGKNLSKRRDNKDTGNANFLNWSFAWPMNRRIIYNRAAADPSGKPWSKEKAVIWWDELQGKWIGNDVPDFKPVIAPSDPGGTGAFMMNKDGVALLFAPTLNDGPFPEHYEPFESPIGKNLFSSQQLNPATVIIEGDFNKKGDRKKFPIVATNYRVSEHWQSGSMTRNQEWLSELAGHMFIEMSEELAKEKGIKNKDMVFVSSARGEIKAHAMVTKRFKPFTINGQKVHQIGMPWHFGYKGIATGDSANRLTPHVGDANTTIPEFKAFLCNVRRA from the coding sequence ATGGAAGAGATAGAAGTGAGGAATCTTAGCCGGCGGCAATTTTTAAAACTATCCGGAGCTGCAGCCGCAACCTTGGCCATTGCTGAGCTTGGCTTCAATGAAAAGAAAGCGTATGCACAGACAAAAGGGTTCAAGATTGCAAAGACAACCGTTACACCAACAATCTGCTGCTATTGTGGTGTTGGCTGTGGCATATTGATCCACACAAAGAATAACTCAGTTGTCTACACCGAAGGGGATCCCGATCACCCAATTAATGAAGGAAAACTTTGTAGCAAAGGAACAGCGATTAGGCAATTGTATACATCTGAAAAGAGATTAACCAAACCTTTATACCGTGCACCTGGAAGCAATAAATGGGTTGAAAAGGATTGGAATTGGATGCTTGATACGATTGCAAAGCGTGCTAAAGAAACACGGGACAAATCGTTTGTTGAAGTAGAAAACGGGGTTACTGTAAATAAGACGGAGAAAATTGCAAGTCTTGGTGGTGCCGCGCTTGATAATGAAGAAACGTATTTATTATCAAAATTAATGAGAGGGCTTGGTGTCACTTACTTAGAGCATCAGGCACGAATATGACATAGTTCTACGGTTGCCGGTCTGGCACCTACATTTGGTCGTGGAGCAATGACTAACCACTGGAATGATCTTCAGCATACTGATTGTGCCTTAATTATGGGTGCAAACCCAGCTGAAAACCATCCGATCAGCTTTAGATGGCTGATGAAAGCTAGAGAAAACGGCGGAAAAATTATTTCGGTCGACCCCCGCTTTACAAGAACATCTTCTCAAGCCGATGTGTATGCACCGCTTCGCTCTGGAACAGATATAGCGTTCCTTGGGGGAATGATAAATTATGCAATCCAAAATAATTTAATTCACAAAGAGTATGTTGCTAATTATACAAATGCTTCGTTTATTGTGAAGGAAGATTTTAATTTCAATGATGGTTTATTTACAGGCTATGATGCTGCAACACGTATATATGATAAAACAAAATGGGCGCTCGAAACAACTCCGGACGGCAAACAGGTCAAGGATGAAACATTAGAACATCCGCGCTCCGTCTTCCAGCTAATGAAAAAACACTTTTCCCGTTACGATGTTGATACCGTAACAAGTATGACTGGAACGCCAAAAGAAGATTATCTAAAAGTGTGTGAAGCATTCTGTTCAACAAGTAAGGTTGGAAAGTCAGGTACAATTATGTATGCGATGGGTACAACCCAGCATACGGTTGGAACACAAAATGTTCGTTCATTTGCCATTTTACAGCTTTTACTAGGAAACATTGGCTTACCTGGCGGCGGAATCAATGCAATGCGGGGCGAGTCGAATGTACAAGGCTCAACAGATTTCGCTTTATTGTATGATAACCTGCCTGGATACCTTGTTTCTCCAAAAGCAACTGTACCTGAGCATGCAACCTTGAAAGGCTATTTGGATAAAGAAACACCAAAAACAGGCTATTGGAGCAACAAGCCGAAATTTGTCGTTAGCCTGCTTAAAGCATGGTATGGCGAAAACGGAACAAAAGACAATGAGTTTGGCTATCAATTCTTGCCAAAAGGAAATAAAAACTATTCACATATTAACCTTTTTAAAGCCATGTATGAGGGACAATTAGACGGAGCATTCCTGTTTGGCACCAATCCAGTTGTCGGTGGTCCAAATGCCGGCAAAGAAAAAGAAGCCCTCGCAAACCTAAAATGGATGGTGGCAATGGATCTTTGGGAAACAGAAACATCGGCATTTTGGCAAAAAGAAGCAGGTAGTAACCCGACTTCAATTAATACAGAAGTATTCCTGCTCCCTGCATCATCTTCCTATGAAAAAGAAGGCAGTATTTCAAATAGTGGCCGTTGGATGCAATATCGGTGGAAAGCAATTGATTCAAGGGGCGAAGCAAGACCTGACCTTGAAGTCATTCATGAGCTTGCAATTCGAATTAAAAAGTTATATGCAGGCAGCACGAAGCCTAAGGACAAGCCAATCCAAGCTCTTACTTGGAACTTCGGAACTGGCGATGAAGTGGATATTGACCTAGTAGCAAGAGAAATCAATGGCTATGATCTCAAAACCGGAAAATTGCTTGCTGGCTTTGGGGCTTTGTTGGAGGATGGTTCAACTACGAGTGGTAACTGGGTTTATTCCGGCTTCTATCCGGCAGAAGGTAAAAACCTTTCAAAACGCCGTGATAACAAAGACACAGGTAACGCAAACTTCTTGAACTGGTCGTTTGCATGGCCGATGAATCGCCGCATCATTTATAACCGTGCTGCAGCAGACCCAAGTGGTAAGCCCTGGAGCAAGGAAAAAGCGGTTATTTGGTGGGACGAACTCCAGGGAAAATGGATTGGTAACGATGTTCCTGACTTTAAACCAGTCATCGCACCATCAGATCCAGGTGGAACAGGCGCCTTTATGATGAACAAAGATGGTGTCGCGTTATTATTTGCACCAACATTAAATGATGGGCCATTCCCAGAACACTATGAACCGTTTGAAAGCCCGATTGGTAAAAATCTATTTTCGAGTCAGCAACTTAACCCTGCTACAGTCATAATTGAAGGCGATTTCAATAAAAAAGGCGATAGGAAAAAATTCCCGATTGTTGCGACAAATTACCGTGTAAGTGAACACTGGCAATCCGGTTCAATGACAAGAAACCAAGAATGGCTATCGGAACTTGCGGGGCATATGTTCATTGAAATGAGTGAAGAATTGGCAAAAGAAAAAGGCATCAAAAATAAAGATATGGTCTTTGTCAGTTCTGCACGCGGAGAAATTAAAGCGCATGCAATGGTGACAAAACGCTTTAAACCTTTTACCATAAATGGACAAAAGGTACACCAAATCGGGATGCCATGGCATTTTGGATACAAAGGCATTGCAACAGGGGATTCAGCAAATCGCTTGACACCACATGTTGGGGATGCAAATACAACGATTCCGGAATTTAAGGCATTCCTTTGTAATGTAAGGAGGGCTTAA
- a CDS encoding 4Fe-4S dicluster domain-containing protein: MTDYVKFVDVTKCDGCRACMVACKNWNDLPAEPQEFLGSVQSHKKVSADTWNVLEYIEHENGRGDLEYLFRHSSCFHCHDAACEKVCPEDAISHSKFGTVVIDHDKCVGCGYCVQNCPFEVISLKTYKDKNGKEYRKSQKCTMCTDRLEEGLQPACVTTCHTGAMQFGQRNAMLQKAQQRLQEVKGRFPNAQIYNPTGVGGTNTIYVLGEKPTVYGLPETPKVPISALAWKDYAQPVGKMMLGATTMAVVGAFITNRLFNKEGKGHQENGGDRNE, translated from the coding sequence ATGACAGATTATGTAAAATTTGTTGATGTCACCAAATGTGATGGCTGCCGGGCCTGCATGGTTGCCTGCAAAAACTGGAATGATCTTCCGGCTGAACCGCAGGAATTCCTAGGCAGTGTTCAATCTCATAAAAAAGTTTCTGCAGATACATGGAATGTTTTGGAGTATATTGAGCATGAGAATGGCCGAGGTGATCTGGAATACCTATTCCGCCATTCATCCTGCTTCCATTGTCATGATGCAGCATGTGAAAAGGTTTGCCCTGAAGATGCGATCAGTCATTCAAAATTTGGAACTGTTGTGATTGATCATGACAAATGTGTCGGCTGCGGCTACTGCGTGCAAAACTGTCCATTTGAAGTTATTTCCTTAAAAACCTATAAGGATAAAAATGGAAAAGAATATCGAAAATCACAAAAATGCACAATGTGTACGGATCGATTGGAAGAAGGTCTACAACCTGCTTGTGTAACAACCTGTCATACTGGTGCAATGCAATTTGGTCAAAGAAATGCCATGCTTCAAAAAGCACAGCAGCGTTTGCAGGAAGTAAAAGGCCGTTTCCCAAATGCCCAAATCTATAATCCAACAGGTGTCGGCGGAACGAATACCATTTATGTATTAGGTGAAAAACCTACTGTATATGGACTTCCTGAAACTCCAAAGGTTCCAATTTCTGCATTAGCTTGGAAGGATTATGCACAGCCAGTGGGCAAGATGATGCTCGGGGCAACCACGATGGCGGTTGTAGGTGCGTTCATCACAAACAGACTGTTTAATAAAGAAGGCAAGGGTCATCAGGAAAATGGAGGTGATAGAAATGAGTAA
- a CDS encoding cytochrome b/b6 domain-containing protein, translating into MSKQNTPDLKVRRFSKGFVIAHAVNAISFLALYITALPMYANSFNWLYSVLGGPANARMLHRVFACIFVTPTIIYLIMDPKGLFLWTKELITWKRRDLQFFTEFVKDLFGFKFKHIRQTFYNAGEKVNSILQILCALMIICSGFTMWFPQFFPRVVTQWGYFFHNVGFGVAFAVVVGHVYLSVIHVNSRAGYTGILSGMVPASWASEHHTDWYDEEVAKGNFPNLGKKSKKKLGA; encoded by the coding sequence ATGAGTAAGCAAAATACACCAGATTTGAAAGTGCGTCGTTTTTCAAAGGGATTTGTTATAGCGCATGCGGTAAATGCTATTTCGTTCTTGGCACTTTATATCACAGCATTGCCAATGTACGCTAATTCCTTTAATTGGCTGTATTCTGTTCTTGGCGGCCCAGCAAATGCCAGGATGCTTCACCGAGTTTTTGCTTGCATCTTTGTTACGCCAACAATTATCTACTTGATTATGGATCCGAAAGGCTTATTCCTTTGGACGAAAGAGCTAATAACGTGGAAAAGAAGAGATCTTCAGTTTTTTACAGAGTTTGTTAAGGACTTATTTGGCTTTAAATTTAAACATATTAGACAAACATTCTATAATGCCGGAGAAAAAGTAAACTCGATCCTCCAAATTTTGTGTGCACTTATGATTATTTGCTCAGGATTTACAATGTGGTTCCCGCAATTCTTTCCAAGAGTGGTTACCCAGTGGGGATACTTTTTCCACAATGTTGGTTTTGGCGTTGCTTTTGCAGTTGTGGTTGGCCACGTTTACTTAAGCGTCATTCATGTAAACTCAAGAGCTGGATATACCGGAATTCTTTCGGGAATGGTTCCAGCCTCATGGGCTAGTGAGCATCACACTGACTGGTACGATGAAGAAGTAGCAAAAGGAAATTTCCCGAATTTAGGAAAAAAATCAAAGAAAAAATTAGGTGCTTAA
- a CDS encoding formate dehydrogenase accessory protein FdhE: protein MKTTVVTKEYQELHQTIQHLQREWKRQLNPEAVQPNLDKTALQSGIPVAALTHFQIDTTQYIKWVNELAEILSTKNQSLTGKELSLKNLMNEETAQSWMEAAIASNHLYFIEFGEKNHLDEWFSPFIAEMAVRPYLQLLAEKFKNKIDSFVPGAGCPVCGEPVRLAQLEEDGKKVAHCPRCLFYWHLNRLTCSHCGNENHESTRFLTIEEDPASQIQVCEECHGYTKLIDTRQYLEKPEASLLDLTTIHLDFVAQENGYLAAVEKRDLNKTC, encoded by the coding sequence ATGAAAACAACTGTTGTAACGAAGGAGTATCAAGAACTTCATCAAACCATCCAGCATTTGCAAAGGGAATGGAAAAGACAATTAAACCCGGAAGCAGTCCAGCCAAATCTGGACAAGACGGCCCTTCAATCAGGTATTCCTGTTGCAGCATTAACTCATTTTCAGATTGATACCACTCAATATATAAAATGGGTAAATGAATTAGCCGAGATTTTAAGTACAAAAAATCAGAGCCTTACGGGTAAGGAACTCTCTTTAAAAAATTTAATGAATGAAGAAACAGCACAAAGTTGGATGGAAGCCGCAATAGCATCTAATCATTTGTACTTTATTGAGTTTGGTGAAAAAAATCATCTTGATGAGTGGTTTTCGCCTTTTATTGCTGAAATGGCCGTTCGTCCGTATTTACAATTGCTTGCGGAAAAATTTAAAAATAAGATTGACTCTTTTGTTCCAGGCGCGGGCTGTCCCGTTTGCGGTGAACCGGTAAGACTTGCACAGCTTGAAGAAGATGGGAAAAAGGTAGCCCATTGCCCCCGCTGTCTTTTTTATTGGCATTTAAATCGATTAACATGTTCTCACTGTGGAAACGAAAATCACGAGTCAACTCGGTTTCTCACCATTGAGGAGGATCCAGCATCGCAAATTCAAGTTTGTGAAGAGTGTCATGGATATACAAAATTGATTGATACGAGACAATATCTTGAAAAACCCGAAGCATCTTTACTGGATTTGACAACAATCCATCTTGATTTTGTTGCCCAGGAAAATGGTTATCTGGCGGCAGTTGAGAAAAGGGATTTAAATAAAACATGTTGA
- a CDS encoding twin-arginine translocase TatA/TatE family subunit translates to MISNIGVPGFIIILIIALVIFGPKKLPELGKAVGQTLREFKRSTQGLMEDEKETIKATVKSEHEPSPK, encoded by the coding sequence ATGATATCAAATATTGGTGTTCCAGGTTTTATTATCATCTTAATAATTGCACTTGTCATTTTTGGCCCTAAAAAGTTGCCAGAGCTTGGCAAGGCTGTTGGACAAACTTTAAGGGAATTCAAGCGCTCCACACAAGGCTTGATGGAAGATGAAAAAGAAACTATCAAAGCAACTGTAAAATCAGAACATGAACCAAGTCCTAAATAA